The DNA segment TTGATCGATTCTGGTCAGCAGGGTTACCCAAGGTGGGCAAGCAAAAAGCCCACGCCGCCTTCCTGGTCAACCTCAAAAAATCCAAACGGGATGCTGAGTCGTTTGCTGAGTTGCTTGCCGAGGATATCGAACATCGCCTGCTGGCCAACCAATTCGGATTTGACCGGTTGCACCCGACCACCTACCTGAACCAGCGCCGCTGGGAGGACGAGCGACCGGAGATCATCCCATTTGACCGGATTGTCGAGTCTTACCACCGCAACCTGCCCAACAACGTGCCGGTGACAGCCCTGAGTGACCGACGACGGGAATTCCTGACCTACCTGTGGACGCAACGCGCAAACCGCGAGTTGGGTTGGTTTGATGAATTCTTCGCCTTCTGTGCCAGCCAGCAGTGGCTGAATGGTTCCCACAGAGCCGACCTGGAGTGGTTGACCGACCCGAATAATTATCCACGCATCACCGAAAACGCAAAGGGAGCAGCAGCATGATGGCCAAGCCACTGAACAGGAGCGAGCAGAACACCTTGATCGCTGCAGAGCAGATGGTGCTTGGTGGACTCCTGATCAACCCCTCCGCCATCGAGGACGTATTCGAGATTGTAGGCCGGGCGGATTTTATAACTGCACCACACCGCACCATTGCCACAGCCATCAAATCCCTGGCAGAGAACTCCCAGCCAGTGGACGCGTTTACTGTGGGTGAGGAGCTGAACCGCACCAAAAAGCTGAGAGCTGCCGGAGGCGTTGCTTACCTGGCTGAACTGTGTGAGCAGACTCCGGGGGCATCGAATGTACGAACCTATGCCCACATTGCCGCTGACCACGCAAACCGTCGCAAGTTCTTGGCCGCACTGGATGAGGCTGGCAAGGCCGTATACGCCGCACCTGTTCGCCCGTTGAAGGAAATTATCAGCGCACACCAAACCAGCCTGTCTGATCTGGAGCGTGCTCGCGATACCGGTACAGGCCCTCAAGATCTGGACGGGGCAGCCAGGGAGGTTCTGCAGGATTGGAACCGCCTGGAGACCGGTGACCAGATCAAGCGGGTACACACGGGCTGGGATTGCATAGATCGCCGCTGGAAGGGATTGCGTGGTGGGGAGCTGGTAGTCCTCGCTGGTACCACTGGAACTGGTAAAACCGTGTTTGCCATGCAGGTGGCTGCGCACAATGCGCTCAATGGCAACCGCGCCCTGGTCTTCTCTCTGGAAATGAGCCGCCGGGAGCTTTATCGCCGCTTGGTGGGCATGGTTGGACGCATCCCTGTAGGTCTTGCCGACTCTGACAACTCAGATGACCGCAAAGGCTTCTACGCCCAGCACAGCCAGGGCTTGACCTATGCCGTAAGCAAACTTAAGGGCATAGATATGGGAGTGGACGACCAGGGCGCGTTGCACATCAACCAGATTGCCAGTCGTGCTCGCCGTGAACACCGCAAGAGCCCGTTGTCATTGATTGTGGTGGATTACCTGCAGCAGGTGCGTGGAGATGGCCTGAGCCGGGAGAGGGAAGTGGCCTGCGTCTCTGCCGGGCTCAAGGCATTGGCAAAGGAGCTGGATATACCGGTACTGGCACTCTGCCAGTTCAACCGTGAAGCGTCCAAGGGTGGCCGACCCAATATATCCCAACTACGGGATTCCGGCTCTATTGAACAGGACGCCGACATAGTGACCCTGTTGTACCGGGAGGACAAAGACAATCCCGATTCCCTAAACCCAGGACTGGTGGAAGTGATCACTGCAAAGCACCGCCGTGGAGAGCCAGGTATCGACAACCTCAAAGCCAAGCTCAACCAGTTCCGCATGGATGTATGGACGGCGGAGGTACACCAGGCTGAGCCGTCTAAGAGATTCCGGCAATTCGTTGGTTAATCGAGATAGGGGAAAAGATGGTCAATGAAATCAGCATTCGCGAGCGCTTGTGGGAGTGGTCCAGGGCCTATCCTGAACGGGCAGGGGACTCGGTAAACTGGCCCCGTATGGCGGCATTTGGCCGAAGGATGCTATCAGGGTGCAGGGAGAGCCCGGACCCGATAGATTACGAGAGAGCAGCACTCACGGATGCAGCAGTATTGGCTTACCTGAATGTGATTGCCAGGCGCCAGGGCAAGGAGAAGGCTGCGTTGGAGAGGAAGGTTTTTTGGTTGCGGTATTACTACCGGTGGGAAATGCGAGACACTTGCACAAGGGTGAGACGCTCCAAGGCCTGGGTGGAGAATATGTGCAACTTAATCGAGGGGACGGTAGAGGCACTTTATTTGGCGGATAATGCAGTATAACTGTATTTAAATACAAGCTGTATGTATTGACAGCCTAGGCGTGAAGATACTATATTCAGCTAAGCTGTCGCGAAGTATGCGCAGCGGGACCATACCCCCCCTTTGAAAGCCCTGGCTGGTTAACCTGTCGGGGCTTTTTTGTGGCTGTAACTCAGTTTAGTAGCCCAAAGTGTTACTCTGGACTAGGTTGTATTCGAGCTTTCTCCCAGCGGGCTCTCGTGAGCTTGCCCTTAAAGTCGGTTTATGGGTATGATTATTAAATGCGGTAATTAGTCTCACCTATAGAGTTGTTGTCTTCCATTGGTTCGCCCTATGCTGGGTATGAAATAAGTGCAAATTTGCAGAATGATTTCCCATTTCACTTCGAACTTTTAGGTGCTGCGAGTGTTGAGAGATGAAGGAAGTATAAGTTTATGTCATGGTTATGGGATGCTTTTCAA comes from the Microbulbifer sp. MI-G genome and includes:
- a CDS encoding replicative DNA helicase encodes the protein MMAKPLNRSEQNTLIAAEQMVLGGLLINPSAIEDVFEIVGRADFITAPHRTIATAIKSLAENSQPVDAFTVGEELNRTKKLRAAGGVAYLAELCEQTPGASNVRTYAHIAADHANRRKFLAALDEAGKAVYAAPVRPLKEIISAHQTSLSDLERARDTGTGPQDLDGAAREVLQDWNRLETGDQIKRVHTGWDCIDRRWKGLRGGELVVLAGTTGTGKTVFAMQVAAHNALNGNRALVFSLEMSRRELYRRLVGMVGRIPVGLADSDNSDDRKGFYAQHSQGLTYAVSKLKGIDMGVDDQGALHINQIASRARREHRKSPLSLIVVDYLQQVRGDGLSREREVACVSAGLKALAKELDIPVLALCQFNREASKGGRPNISQLRDSGSIEQDADIVTLLYREDKDNPDSLNPGLVEVITAKHRRGEPGIDNLKAKLNQFRMDVWTAEVHQAEPSKRFRQFVG